TTACTAGATAGGTATCAAGAGTATGGCATAAAAGACTTTGATAGTGGGTTAAAAACACTTATAGATCTTAGCTCTTTAGGTAGCGTAAAAGAGCTAGTGGGTGAATTTGAAGGTATGGAGAATTTAAAACAATGCATTGATGATTTACAAAGGGAGATTTATGCGGGGTGAAAAATGAAAATTTTAAAATTTAATGAAATAAATTTTGGTTCTTATGAAAATTTCAAATGGGATGTTAATCTTGAAGAATTTAAAATAATTAATATTTTTTATGGTAGAAATTATTCAGGTAAAACTACACTTTCAAGGATAGCTAGAAGTTTTGAGCTTAAAAAAAAGAATGAAGATTTTTTAGAAGGAAAATTTACAATAGAGTTAGAAAATGGTAGCTCCCTCAACCAAGATGATGTAATAAATTCTAATTTAGACATTAGGGTTTATAATAGCGATTTTGCAAAGGAAAACTTAAATTATTTATATGATAAAAAAGGTAATATAAAAGGTTTTAAAAGTATAGGGGTGGAGCAAAAAAATATAAAAGAAGAGATTGAAAAAAGAGAAGAAATTTTAGCAAAAAGATGTGAGAAGTTAAAAAACATACAAATAAATCAAGATGATATTTCTAAAAAACAACAAGATAAAATGAAAACTTTAAATGAAAACCTTACAAATAAAGCTAAAGTTATAAAAAGTAGTTCAAATTTGACAAAACAAGGTAATGACTATAATAAGAGAAATTTAGAAAAAGATTTAGTTGTAATTAAAAATGATGTAAATATCTATATTCTTAACGATGAAACACAAAATAAACTTGTAAAAATCTTAGAAGACAAAGAAAAGCAAAATATAAATTTTACAATTAATTTTAATAAAAATAATTTTCAAAATATTTTAAAACATTCATCAGAAATTCTTGAAAAAGAAATTATCATTAAAGAAAATTTAACAAGCGAATTAAGACAATGGCTGGAAGAAGGTTTAAAATTTCATACAGAGCATTCATCTGCACAGCAATGTAAATTTTGCAATAATCCTTTAACATTAGAAAGAATAGCTTGGATTGAAAACAACACAAAAGATGATAGTGGAGAAAAAGAACAGATTGAAAAAGAATTAAAATATTTATTAGATAATTTTGAAAATTATAAACTAGAATTAAAAAAAATATTGCAAGATATTGAATATGAAAATTTTTATTCTAATTATAAAGATAGTTTTATTGTCTTAAAAGAACAACTAGGGGTAATTATTGCGAATTATAACAAAGAGCTATTAAAAATAGAAGAAAAATTAAAAGAAAAACAAAAAGATGTTTTTACTCCCATAAAGTTAGAGAATATTAATGATTTTTCAGATGAGATATTTTTAATATTAAATAAAATTGAAAATTTATGCAAAGAAAATGATGAATACACAGAAAAATTATTAACAAATCAAAATGAAGCAAGAGAAAGATTAAGATTGAATGAAGTAGCAAAGTTTGCTAAAGATAGCGATTATTTTGCTATACAAGATGAAATTGAAACCTTACAACAAAATATAAATACTTTGGAGGAAAGTATTAAAATACAAGACAACAAAATAAACCTTTTAAATAAAAGAATAGAAAATTATAAGGCAAAGCTTAGTAATATAGAAACTTCTACAAGCAATATAAATAAATATTTAAAATCATATTTTGGACACAATTTATTAGAATTAAAAGCAAAAAAAGACGATAAAGGACAATTAAATGGAGAGTTTGAAATTTTAAGAAATGGCAAACAAGCTAAGAATTTAAGTGAGGGTGAGTGTAGCTTGGTAGCTTTTTGTTATTTTGTGGCAAGTTTAAAAGATATAAATACAAAAGATAAAAATTCTATCATATGGATAGATGACCCTATCTCCAGTCTTGATAACAATCATATATTTTTTATTTTTTCTTTGATAGAAAATGAAATAATAAAAAAAGATTCTTTTGAGCAATTTTTTATATCTACTCACAATTTAGATTTTTTAAAATATATAAAAAGATTAAAGAAAAGCAAACCCAAACAAAATAAAAACGATAAAACAGAGTACGAGTTTCCACAATACTATTTTATTGAAAGGGGTGTTAAAGAAAGTATAGAAACAAGCGAAATTAAAAATCTATCAAGATATTTGAAAAAATATACAACAGAATTTAATTATCTTTTTGAACAAATTTATAAGTTTAAAACCATCGATACTATAGGCGATGAAGATTTAAAAACTTCTCTTGTCTATAATTTTGGAAATAATTTAAGAAAATTTCTTGAGATTTACTTGTTTTTTAAATATCCAAATAATTTTGAGAGTTTAGATCAAGAACTAATCGAAAGATTTTTTAATGATACATATCAAAGTGATAAAATTGATGAAAATCATCAAAAAATGGTAGCAGGTATTATAAATAGATATCAAAATGAGTATTCACATTTAAGAGAGATACTTAGCAGAGGAATGCAACCTATTGATATAGAGGAAAGCAAAAAAATAGCTGATTTTGTTTTAACAATGATGAAGAAAAATGATAAAAATCAATT
This genomic stretch from Campylobacter lari subsp. concheus harbors:
- a CDS encoding AAA family ATPase, translated to MKILKFNEINFGSYENFKWDVNLEEFKIINIFYGRNYSGKTTLSRIARSFELKKKNEDFLEGKFTIELENGSSLNQDDVINSNLDIRVYNSDFAKENLNYLYDKKGNIKGFKSIGVEQKNIKEEIEKREEILAKRCEKLKNIQINQDDISKKQQDKMKTLNENLTNKAKVIKSSSNLTKQGNDYNKRNLEKDLVVIKNDVNIYILNDETQNKLVKILEDKEKQNINFTINFNKNNFQNILKHSSEILEKEIIIKENLTSELRQWLEEGLKFHTEHSSAQQCKFCNNPLTLERIAWIENNTKDDSGEKEQIEKELKYLLDNFENYKLELKKILQDIEYENFYSNYKDSFIVLKEQLGVIIANYNKELLKIEEKLKEKQKDVFTPIKLENINDFSDEIFLILNKIENLCKENDEYTEKLLTNQNEARERLRLNEVAKFAKDSDYFAIQDEIETLQQNINTLEESIKIQDNKINLLNKRIENYKAKLSNIETSTSNINKYLKSYFGHNLLELKAKKDDKGQLNGEFEILRNGKQAKNLSEGECSLVAFCYFVASLKDINTKDKNSIIWIDDPISSLDNNHIFFIFSLIENEIIKKDSFEQFFISTHNLDFLKYIKRLKKSKPKQNKNDKTEYEFPQYYFIERGVKESIETSEIKNLSRYLKKYTTEFNYLFEQIYKFKTIDTIGDEDLKTSLVYNFGNNLRKFLEIYLFFKYPNNFESLDQELIERFFNDTYQSDKIDENHQKMVAGIINRYQNEYSHLREILSRGMQPIDIEESKKIADFVLTMMKKNDKNQFKALVRSISNDR